In a genomic window of Rhodothermales bacterium:
- a CDS encoding PAS domain-containing sensor histidine kinase, with translation EHMDKIFDPFFTTKGTEGTGLGLAIVWGIVEDHGGDVQVSSVPGEGTRFTIRLPAKPPVVVATAPPE, from the coding sequence AAGAGCACATGGACAAGATCTTCGACCCGTTCTTCACCACGAAGGGGACCGAGGGTACTGGGCTTGGATTAGCAATTGTGTGGGGCATCGTGGAGGACCACGGGGGAGACGTGCAGGTGTCGAGTGTCCCCGGAGAAGGAACCCGGTTTACGATCAGACTTCCGGCGAAGCCACCTGTCGTGGTGGCGACAGCCCCGCCCGAATAG